TGGTTTCCCCTCGCCGAGTGGCCCTGGTGGTACGAGAAGGCCGGTCCGATGATCGTAGTGAACTTCATCGGACCGGCCTCCTCGGTGTTCGTGTCGTGTATCCCTGGAACGGGAACGGATCAGGCGCCTGCCTCGAACCGGGCGAACCGCTTGACGGTGATCCCGGCCTCGTCGAGGACGGCCTTGACCGACTTCTTCGAGTCGGTGACCGACGCCTGGTCGAGCAGGGCGACGTCCTTGAAGAACCCGTTGAGGCGACCCTCGGCGATCTTCTCGATGGCGCCCTCGGGCTTGCCCTCCTCCCGCGCGATGGCGGCACCGATCTCGCGCTCCTTGGCGACGACGTCCGCAGGGACGTCCTCACGGGAGAGGTAGGTCGGACGCATCGCGGCGACCTGCATGGCCGCGCCACGGGCGGCGGACTCGTCGTCACCGTCGTACTCGACGATGACGCCGACGGCCGGCGGCAGGTCGGCCGCACGCTGGTGCAGGTAGACGACCGACCGGCCACCGAAGTAGGCGACCTGGCCGAGCTCGATCTTCTCGCCCAGGGTCACACCCAGGTCCGCGACGACCTCGGCGACGGTCTTGCCGTCGAGCGGCGCCGCCAGCAGGGCCTCGGTGTCGGCCGCCTGAGCCGCCTCGGCGGCCTCGACGATCTTCTGCGCGGCGGAGATGAACGCCTCGTTCTTGACGACGAAGTCGGTCTCGCTCTTGAGCTCGATGAGCGAACCGCCCTTGTTCGCGACGAGGCCGGCGCTGGTCTCGCGCTCGGCGCCACGCTCGGCGGCCTTCTTGCCCAGCTTGATACGAAGCAGCTCGGCAGCCTTGTCGAAGTCGCCGTCGGCTTCCTCGAGGGCCTTCTTGCAGTCCATCATCCCGGAGCCGGTGAGCTCGCGGAGCTTCTTGACGTCAGCAGCGGAGATCGCCACGACTCAGGCCTCCTTCGTGTCGTCGTTGTTCTCGACGGCCTCGACGGCGGCGACGGCCTCGGCGGCCTCCGACGCAGCACCGGTGGCCTCGACGGCCGGGGTGTCCTCGACGGCGGAGTCGCCACCGGTCGCCTCGACAGCAGCCTCGACGACGGCCTCGGCAACGGGCGCCTCGGCGGGCTTGTCGCCCTCGAGCAGGTCGCGCTCCCAGTCGGCCAGCGGCTCGTCGGCGCCGATCGCCTTCTCGTCACCCTCGGTCTTCAGACCGGAGCGGGCGATGAGGCCCTCGGCGACGGCGTCGGCCACGACGCGGGTCAGCAGACCGACCGCGCGGATCGCGTCGTCGTTGCCCGGGATCGGGTAGTCGACGAGGTCCGGGTCGCAGTTGGAGTCCAAGATCGCGATGATCGGGATCCGCAGCTTGCGGGCCTCGTCGACGGCGAGGTGCTCCTTGTTGGTGTCGACGATCCACACGGCGGACGGGGTCCGGCCCATGGCCCGGATGCCACCGAGGGTCTTGTCGAGCTTGACGTGCTCCCGCTTCATCTGCAGGAGCTCCTTCTTCGTGCGACCCGAGCCGGCGACGGTGTCGAAGTCGACCTCGTCGAGCTCCTTGAGCCGGCTGATCCGCTGGCTCATGGTCGAGAAGTTGGTGAGCATGCCGCCGAGCCAACGCTGGTTGACGTAGGGCATGCCGACGCGGGTGGCCTGCTCGGCGATCGCTTCCTGGGCCTGCTTCTTGGTGCCCACGAACATGATCGTCCCGCCCTTGGCCACGGTGTCCTTGATGAACGCGTAGCTGGTGTCGATGTACGACAGCGACTGCTGCAGGTCGATGATGTAGATGCCGTTGCGCTCGGTCATGATGAAGCGCTTCATCTTCGGGTTCCAGCGACGGGTCTGGTGCCCGAAGTGGACGCCGCTCTCGAGGAGCTGGCGCATGGTGACGACTGCCATTGTTCTGCTTCCTGTGGTGGAACGCGCGCATGCTGACGCACACGTTCCGGTTTTCAGTTGGACGCAAGCGGTGCTTGCCCTGGCGCCTGCGTGAGAACCTGACCTTCTCGACCGGGGTCGAGCGGGACTGAAGGCCCTCACCCGTGGGCGTTCCGGCTCCAGGAAGGAACCAGCACGGTCTGCGGGCGCGCGAAGTCAACCCAGGTGGGTTGCTGGGAAGATCCTAGCCGCGGGCCGGGCCGGTTGTCGAAACGGCGGACGCTCCCCAGATCCGGCTGGACGGCGGTTCTCCACAGCCACAGACGATCCGTGCCCTGATCGGGGGTGGCCGGAGCGAACCTCGACCCATGCCCGCTCTTGCTCTCGCCCTGCACGCCGTCGTCGCCGCCGCGCTGGCGGCTGCCGCTCCCCCGACCGCCGAGGGCGCTGCCGGCCCCGGAACGACGCCTGTTCCGGTCTCGGCCGGCCGGTGGCCGCTGGACCCGGTCCCCGAGGTGGTCGCCGGTTTCGACCCGCCCGAGCAACGCTGGTCCGCCGGTCACCGGGGCGTCGACCTGCTGGCCACTGCCGGCGCTCCCGTGCGTGCGGCACTGGCCGGGACGGTCAGCTTCGCAGGGACCATCGCGGGTCGGGGCGTCGTGGTCGTCGAGCACACGGACGGGCGCCGGACCACCTACGAACCGGTGGCGCCCTCGGTCGCGGTCGGGGATCACGTGGGCAGCGGCGCGACGCTCGGCACCGTGCAGGCCGGCGGCAGCCACTGCCCGCCGCGGGCGTGCCTGCACTGGGGACTGCGCGTCGGCGAGGAGTACCTCGATCCCCTCACGCTGGTACGCCGGGGCCCGGTCCGCCTGCTCCCGGTCGGGCCACCCTGAGACGTGCGATCAGGCCCGTGGGTGCGCCATCAGGTAGGCGCTGCGCAAACGGTCGGTGGTCACGTGCGTGTAGATCTGGGTGGTGGCCAACGACGCGTGGCCGAGCATCTCCTGCACCGTCCGGAGGTCGGCTCCGCCCTCGAGCAGATGTGTCGCCGCGGTGTGCCGCAGCCCGTGCGGCCCCAGGTCCGGAGCGCCGGGGACGTCAGCCAGCCGTCGGTGGACCATCGAGCGGACTGCGCGCTGGTCGATGCGCCCCCCGCGCGCGCCGAGGAAGAGGGCGGCACCGCTCCCGGGCACGAACAGCCGCGGGCGCGCCTCGGTCAGCCAGCGCTCGAGCGCCTGGTCAGCCGGGAGGCCGTAGGGAACCATCCGCTCCTTGCGGCCCTTGCCGAAAACCCGGACGACACGGCGGGGACGGTCGACGTCGTCGACGTCGAGGCCGCAGAGCTCCCCCACCCGGGCACCGGTGGCGTAGAGCAGCTCGAGGATCGCGACGTCGCGCAACCCCACCGCGCTCCCGTCGTCCGCCTGGACGGCGGCCGCCTCGAGCAGCGCCCGGGCCTGGGCGACGTCGAGAGCGGGCGGCAGCGGCTTGTGCGCCTTGGGGCTTCCCAGCTGGGCGCCCGCGTCCTTGGTCGCGCGACCGGTCCGCAGTGCCCACGCGGTGAAGACCCGGACGGCGGTCGCCCGGCGCGCCATCGTGGTCCGCGCCTTGCCGAGCGTCTGCTGGTTGGCCAACCAGCTGCGCAGGGTCCGGATGTCGAGGTCCTCCAGCGAGGTGTGGCTCATCGCCGCCGCATGACGCAGCATCCCGCTGACGTCACCGAGGTAGGCGCGCACGGTGTGCGGGGTCAGGTTGCGCTCGGAGACGAGGTGCCGCTCGTACGCCGCCAGCGCGGTCGCGAACTCCTCGGGCAGGTCCATCGCGCCAGCCTACGAAGCCGACCTGCCGCTCACCCGGAGGCGCGCTCGCGCAGGACGTCCTCGAGCTGGTCGAGGCCGCGGTGCAGCTGCTCCTCGCTGATCACGATCGGCGGCGCGAGCCGGATCGTCGACCCGTGGGTGTCCTTGGCGAGCACCCCGCGGCGCGCGAGGGCCTCGCACACGTCTCGGCCGGTGCCGAGAGACGGATCGATGTCGATACCGGCCCAGAGTCCGCGGGCGCGGAAGTCGACGACACCGTGCCCGACCATCGCGGCGATCCGGTCGGCCATCTGCACCCCGAGCCGGGCTGCCCGCTCCTGCGGGCCGCCTCCTGCCAGCAGCGCGACGACCGCCGACCCGACCGCACAGGCGAGCGGGTTCCCCCCGAAGGTGCTGCCGTGCTCACCGGGACGCAGCACCCCGAGCACGTCGCGGTCGCCGACCACGGCGGAGACCGGCACGATGCCACCGCCGAGCGCCTTGCCGAGCAGGTAGAGGTCGGCCTCGACGCCCTCGTGCTGGCAGGCGAGCGTGCGTCCGGTGCGGCCGAGCCCGGACTGGATCTCGTCGGCGACCAGCAGCACGTCGTGCTCACGTGTCAACGCGCGGAGACCGGCGAGGTAGCCCGGCGGCGGGATCCGCACCCCCGCCTCGCCCTGGATCGGCTCGATGAGGACGGCCACGACGTTGCCTCCCTCGGGACCGCGGAGCTCGGCACGCACGGCGTCGAGGTCGCCGTACGCGACGGCGGTGAACCCGGGGGTGTACGGGCCGAACCCGTCCCGCGCGGTCGGGTCGTCGGAGAAGCTGATGATGGTGGTGGTCCGGCCGTGGAAGTTGCCCCCCGCGACGATGATCCGGGCCTGGCCGTCGGGGACGCCCTTGACCTGGTAGCCCCACTTGCGGGCCACCTTGATCGCCGACTCGACCGCCTCGGCGCCGGTGTTCATCGGCAGGACCATGTCCTTGCCGACCAGGGCGCTGAGCGCAGCTGCGAACGGAGCCAGCTGGTCGTGGTGGAACGCGCGCGACGTCAGGGTGACGCGGTCGAGCTGCTCGCGGGCAGCGGCGAGGAGACCCGGGTGGCCGTGCCCGAAGTTCGTCGCCGAGTAGGCAGCCAGGAAGTCGAGGTACTCCCGCCCGTCGACGTCGGTCAGCACTGCTCCCTGACCGGAGGCCACGACGACGTCGAGCGGGTGGTAGTTGTGCGCGACGTGCTCGTCCTCCGACGCCACCAGGCGCCGGCCGAGCGAGGTGTTCTCCGCGATCGCGGTCATCAGTTCTCCTGGGGGTCGTGGGTCGGGCGCAGGGCAACGGGACGGACTTCCTGGGTGCAGCACTTGATGCTGCCGCCGGCGCGGGTGAGCTCGGAGAGGTCGAGCGGCACGGGCTGGTAGCCGGCGGCCTCGAGCGACGCGACGAGGCCGGGCGCCTGCACGGGGACGAACACGTGGAACCCGTCGCTGACGCAGTTGAGTCCGAACGCGAGCGCGTCCGTCTCGCTGACCAGGAGCGCGTCGGGGAAGCGCTCGGCGAGCAGCTTCTGC
The DNA window shown above is from Marmoricola sp. OAE513 and carries:
- the tsf gene encoding translation elongation factor Ts; amino-acid sequence: MAISAADVKKLRELTGSGMMDCKKALEEADGDFDKAAELLRIKLGKKAAERGAERETSAGLVANKGGSLIELKSETDFVVKNEAFISAAQKIVEAAEAAQAADTEALLAAPLDGKTVAEVVADLGVTLGEKIELGQVAYFGGRSVVYLHQRAADLPPAVGVIVEYDGDDESAARGAAMQVAAMRPTYLSREDVPADVVAKEREIGAAIAREEGKPEGAIEKIAEGRLNGFFKDVALLDQASVTDSKKSVKAVLDEAGITVKRFARFEAGA
- the rpsB gene encoding 30S ribosomal protein S2 — its product is MAVVTMRQLLESGVHFGHQTRRWNPKMKRFIMTERNGIYIIDLQQSLSYIDTSYAFIKDTVAKGGTIMFVGTKKQAQEAIAEQATRVGMPYVNQRWLGGMLTNFSTMSQRISRLKELDEVDFDTVAGSGRTKKELLQMKREHVKLDKTLGGIRAMGRTPSAVWIVDTNKEHLAVDEARKLRIPIIAILDSNCDPDLVDYPIPGNDDAIRAVGLLTRVVADAVAEGLIARSGLKTEGDEKAIGADEPLADWERDLLEGDKPAEAPVAEAVVEAAVEATGGDSAVEDTPAVEATGAASEAAEAVAAVEAVENNDDTKEA
- a CDS encoding M23 family metallopeptidase translates to MPALALALHAVVAAALAAAAPPTAEGAAGPGTTPVPVSAGRWPLDPVPEVVAGFDPPEQRWSAGHRGVDLLATAGAPVRAALAGTVSFAGTIAGRGVVVVEHTDGRRTTYEPVAPSVAVGDHVGSGATLGTVQAGGSHCPPRACLHWGLRVGEEYLDPLTLVRRGPVRLLPVGPP
- a CDS encoding tyrosine recombinase XerC; the encoded protein is MDLPEEFATALAAYERHLVSERNLTPHTVRAYLGDVSGMLRHAAAMSHTSLEDLDIRTLRSWLANQQTLGKARTTMARRATAVRVFTAWALRTGRATKDAGAQLGSPKAHKPLPPALDVAQARALLEAAAVQADDGSAVGLRDVAILELLYATGARVGELCGLDVDDVDRPRRVVRVFGKGRKERMVPYGLPADQALERWLTEARPRLFVPGSGAALFLGARGGRIDQRAVRSMVHRRLADVPGAPDLGPHGLRHTAATHLLEGGADLRTVQEMLGHASLATTQIYTHVTTDRLRSAYLMAHPRA
- the rocD gene encoding ornithine--oxo-acid transaminase; amino-acid sequence: MTAIAENTSLGRRLVASEDEHVAHNYHPLDVVVASGQGAVLTDVDGREYLDFLAAYSATNFGHGHPGLLAAAREQLDRVTLTSRAFHHDQLAPFAAALSALVGKDMVLPMNTGAEAVESAIKVARKWGYQVKGVPDGQARIIVAGGNFHGRTTTIISFSDDPTARDGFGPYTPGFTAVAYGDLDAVRAELRGPEGGNVVAVLIEPIQGEAGVRIPPPGYLAGLRALTREHDVLLVADEIQSGLGRTGRTLACQHEGVEADLYLLGKALGGGIVPVSAVVGDRDVLGVLRPGEHGSTFGGNPLACAVGSAVVALLAGGGPQERAARLGVQMADRIAAMVGHGVVDFRARGLWAGIDIDPSLGTGRDVCEALARRGVLAKDTHGSTIRLAPPIVISEEQLHRGLDQLEDVLRERASG